The Triticum aestivum cultivar Chinese Spring chromosome 5A, IWGSC CS RefSeq v2.1, whole genome shotgun sequence genomic sequence TGCGCGTCCGCTGGAGCAACCCGCCGCTTTGCGCGCGCACTAAAACGGCCTAATTTGCAgcgcggcgctagtttagcgcggcggttggagatgctcttacttctCGGCAAAGGCGGGCGCCGAAGTGGCGGGGACAGCGCTGTTGATGAAATCCTCCTCGTGCAGCGTGTGCTTGGCCCGATTCGTCGAGTGAGCCTGTGTGTCAAGCGCCGTCTGGACACCCCGGAAGTTGACCACGCGACGGGAACACAGTCCTGGCAGGTCGGTCTAGATGCCAATAGCTATACATGGTTTCAGACGAATTCGCCTACAGTGTCGAGTGGACGGACATGCGGATTCCTGTGAAGTGGCTTTGACCACGAGACTTGCAGTCTCACGTAATTCCCAAATCCCAAGTATAAGCAAAACTTTGCCCACACGAAAAAGGTATTAAAACAAAGAAAAACTTGAGGTCGCGTTTGTAGTGGTACGTGTCGTGTGCCTGTTTGTCAATCCCACGTAGATTAGGCGGGTCAACATTTTTCTTTTCTATACGGGGAACTTCAGCCAAATTGAAGGTAAGCTTCCTCGGTTTTTACTGCTGTATTCCAAGACAGTGGAGAGCTAAATAACCGAGAAAATACCTAGTCCGATTAGACTTGGTTGCTATCCACTTTGTAAAAGGAGAAAGGGTATTATTACGTCGGTCTCACAAAGACTAATCAACTGTCACGATGATTTGCTAGCTCCGTCTTGAGAGTGCTCATAGAAAGAGAGTCCACGTATATGTGCATATAAATAAACATATATGTGCATACTgtgtaaaacaaaactcttcacACATTAATGCACCAGGTCCGCCTGACAGAACTTAATCTCGCATGCTTTCGCTGCGAGAAAATGCATGTCCTAAAAGAGCTTAAACAATCTCAAAAAATAAGAAGAGCTTAAGGGCATCTTAAACTCCGATCAATTTTTTCTGCATCTGTTCACAGACAGGAGGGTCAATCCACGGACACAGATACAGAAGGCCGCCATCCAACGCTGCCATCCGGCCTTCCTAATTTTGTTTTTGAAAGTTCACATGTCCAAATAGCCGCATACATCAGTAGTTCAAATTTTAGAAAGTTTAAATATACATTccaacattgttgtcccctttAACGTTTCACATATGCTCAATCAGATCTTCATCCAGCTGCTCGTGAGTTACTCATCGATGCCAAacttgttgatgcatttgaataaacggTTTAAATATGGCCGGATTCTGGTCTGAAAGTTTGACAAACCCATGTTTTCAAATTCTAGAGCTACGTCGGCatcctcaccctcatcctcgacgatcatgttgtttttatcatacaacatgtcatcacctcacACAAGGTATCTAGATCCCATTGTTTGAAAGAAGAAGGGACAACTTTTTTAGCCTCGGCAAATCATCGAACAATTGCCGGGCACGATGAGTCTAGCAGTTGTGGATTGTACCTGACGGGGCGGTTGGAGGAGAGGGGTTGAACGGCGGCGGAGGAGAAGCGGGGTGGAGCTCAGCTGAAACGATGGAGGTGACGTAGACGTAGAGTTTTGGCATGGGTGTGGCGTGACGTCCAGGATGATGGAGCAGTGGCGAAAGtaagagagaaagaaggaaggagagaaaatgGAGGCCTACGTGGTTGTTGTCCGGATTCCCGCAAGGTCTCCCACGCCTGTCTCCAGTTTGTCGAAAAAAGTATGTCCGGATTGATCGGCGGATTGATACGGACCCGCATTGGATGGCAAACCGTGTCCGGACAATACGATCCGAACATATGCGGGTGGTAcgagggtcggcgttggagatgccctaaccacATATAGGAGTGCCACGTCACCTGATCCATCGTGCCGCCACCAGCCAGCCCGGTGTGCCGCACCGCATCGACCGGTCACTGCTCACCACCCACTAGAGCACACAGTCCGGTCTCGGGTGGCCTGGCTTCCGGCGTTCCGGCCCGGGAAAAGGAAGAGCGAGACGTGCGTGTGAAATATCGTCGCTCGCTCGTCAAAGCCGTGGTCAAGCGCCCATGTCTTCACTTCATTTTCCCCGcaaaccccgaccccgaccccaaccatTTCCCTTTCTTTTCTCCCCGGACCGCGTGCCCCCGTCCTGCCGCTGCCTCTGCACCACCCCCAAACGCAAATCACATTTGCTCCCACAGCTATATAAACAGCGCCAGCCCTCCACTGTCCGAATCACTCCCTCCCCCACACCGCCTACTGCTCCAGCCCACAAGGCCACTCCTGTCTGCTGCCACTAGCCAGCACCCATACGGAGCCAGCAGCCCGACACTCCTGCCCGTTTCAGGACACACAGCCGTTTTCGGGCCACTTTGACACTCGTCGCCGCGGAAGACATGGACCAGCTCCCCAAGCTCGCGGCCAACTACGCGCCTCTCAGCCCGGTGGGCTTCCTGCCGCGCGCCAATGCCGTCTACGGCGACCGCGCCTCCCTCGTCTACGGCCGCGTGCGCTTCACCTGGAGCCAGACCCACGagcgctgccgccgcctcgcctccaccCTGCTCCTCACCCTCGGCGTCCGCAGGAACGACGTCGTCTCCGTGCTCGCGCCCAACGTGCCGGCCCTCTACGAGATGCACTTCGCGGTGCCCATGGCCGGCGCCGTCCTCAACACCGTCAACAcccgcctcgacgccgccgccgttgccgccatccTCCGCCACGCCGAGGCCAAGCTCTTCTTCGTTGACTATGATTACGTGCGCCTCGCCAGCGACGCGCTCCAGCTGATCGCCGCTGCCGGCGCGCCCGTGCCGCTCGTCGCCGTCATCGACGACCTCGACCGCCCCACCGGCGTCCGCCTCGGCGAGCTCGAGTACGAGGCGCTTGTCGCGCATGGTGATCCCACGGTCGAGCTCCCGGAGCTGCAGGACGAGTGGGACGCGGTCACGCTGAACTATACGTCCGGCACCACGTCCGCGCCCAAGGGCGTGGTCTACAGCCACCGCGGCGCTTACCTCAGCACCACCAGTTTGCTCATGTCCTGGGAGGTGGGCACCGAGCCGGTCTATCTGTGGACGCTCCCCATGTTCCACTGCAACGGCTGGACCTTCACCTGGGGcatggcggcgcgcggcggcgtcaACGTCTGCATCCGCGAGAACCGCCCCGCTGAGGTCTACCGCGCCATCGCCCGCTACGGCGTCACCCACATGTGCTGCGCGCCCGTCGTCTTCAACATCCTCCTCGAGGGCGGCGACGCCACCGCGCGGCTCGCCAAGCCCGTCAACGTCCTCACCGgcggcgccccgccgccggccgcgcTGCTGGAGCGCGTCGAGAAAATCGGCTTCAACGTCACGCACGCCTACGGGCTCACCGAGGCCACGGGGCCCGCGCTGGCGTGCGAGTGGCGCGCCCAGTGGGACAACCTGCCGATCTCGGAGCGCGCGCGCCTCAAGGCCCGGCAGGGCGTCAGCGTGCTCTCCCTCGCCGACGCCGACGTCGTCACCGACGACGCCGCGATGGCCAGGGTGCCGCGGGACGGGAAGACGATGGGGGAGATCGTGCTCCGAGGCAGCAGCATCATGAAGGGGTACCTCAACAACCCGGAGGCGAACGAGAAGGCGTTCAGGGGCGGGTGGTTCATGACAGGCGACGTCGGCGTGGTGCACCCGGACGGGTACATCGAGATCAAGGACAGGTCCAAGGACGTGATCATCTCCGGCGGCGAGAACATCTGCAgcaaggaggtggaggaggcgctgTTCCGGCACCCGGCCGTGGCCGACGCGGCGGTGGTGGCCATGCCGCACGCGCACTGGGGCGAGACGCCGTGCGCGTTCGTGGTGGCGAAGGACAAGGCGGCCGGGGTCTGCGAGGACGACGTGATGGCCTTCTGCCGCAAGCGCATGGCGCGCTTCATGGTGCCCAAGAAGGTGGTGGTCTGGGACGTCCTCCCGAGGAACGCGCTGGGCAAGGTCGAGAAGGTGAAGCTACGGGAGGAGGCCCGGAAGCTGGTGCCGGCCGTGGCAGTGGCGCCGCCGGCGCAGAAGACGAAGGGGAAGCCGACGACGAAGACGGTCGGCGGCGGGCGCCGGGACGAGCACCCGGTGGAGCAAGTCATGGCCATGTCAAGGCTATAGGGCATGCAGAGCGCCATTGCCAACAACAAGCATACGTACGTGCGTTCCTACGTGCATTTTCTTCGTGATGTCGTACGGTTTGAAACCATGGTGGTCAGGTCATGAAGAGGTCTACGTGTGTTGGTAAGAAGTACAGTAGGAACTTGGCACCATGCATGCAGGCGTGCCAACGTTGCAGAAATAAGCAGGGAGTGCGGTTAAGACTAAAGAGAGCTAGCTGTGAAAAGCTCTATTCTGTATAGGATGAAACGAGGTCTGTGTTAGTGCAGTGGCACCAAACTGTTTTTTACtctgtttttctcttctttttctgaTGATCAATTGGAACTTTCATATATGTATACAATGTAAATATCCAGTGTGGAAATGCCAAGGAAATTcttggtttcaattttttttttgagacagGTTTCAAATCCTTCTGTAAGCACTTAACTAAAGGGGGTGACTAGATCTCAGTCGATTTAACCAAGTCCCAGTCAAGTGACATAATATgcaagagagaaaagaaaaaaaacaaattattTTTTACGAATCTTAATGTAGGATCTCACggatatagcatcgactgagacttaacAAAGTTTCGGTCGACTAAGACTTAGCAAGACTGTTAACTGAAAGTCTGCTATGATCTGCCCCCTCTGCAGTTGGAACCACGCGCTCCCTCGCTAACCTCAGCATTAAGCCGTTAGGTTCCATTTGCGTGTAAACATGTACGGCCATACAAGTCTTATTAAAATGTTATCAAGTAACCACCCCCACTGAACGCCATTTTCCTAAGAGTGATAGTGATACTGCTTGCCAGAAATTACTATCTCCCACTCTCACACGGTTTACGCTAGCTGcaagatactactccctccgtaaactaatataaaaacatttagatcattattttagttatctaaacactattatattagtttacagagggagtactagaaaGGACACGAGGATATTCGTGGAGAAGAGTGACAAGAGCTCTCGTGATTCTCGTTTCGACGCATTGCGACGACGTAACGCGCTGTACGAACTTGATGTAGTTTATCCGCTTGCTCGCCCATCTCTTGTGATTGGGGTGGTAATTATTGTAAAGTGCGTCCGTCGGGGGCTCGTATTTTCAATAAAAGATTGCGACCGCGACCGGGTTTTGGTTGTCTTGTCAGAGCAGCTCTCATGTGCGGCGTGAATAAAACAGGGACCGTGTGTTGCGTATGTGGAAGGATTCGGAGTCCTgtgctcagcagcagcagcagcagcagcagcacaaaaCATACAGCGGCAGCAGCAGTATTCATTCATTCAGCAGGCAGGAGGTCAGCACAAAACAGCAGCAGCAGTTCGGCAGCATTAAGCAGAGATTCAACACAAAACAGCAGCAGCATTAAGCAGCAATTTATTATATAGCCCAAAACAGCAGCTACATTAAGCAGCAACAGAGCACAAAACAGCAGGAGCCGGTGCCCAGATTTACAGCAGACTGTGTGTGATGGAAGTGGAACAAGGCCTTTTCTCATCTCGCTATCACATGAACACCACGGTGTGTGTGCGCCACCAACAACGACCGCTGGGCGACTCGGGCGCCGCCATCAACCCTAGCCTAGTCGGGccttcctcctccccgccgccgccgccgccgccgccgccggaggacgccgccgGGCAAAGTCTGCGCggccgacggtggcggcgggggcttCCTCTCGTGACGGCCTCTTGCCTCTGTTGGGCAGCGGATCCGGAGGCATGTCGGCGCGCGTTGGGACCATGGGTCTCCAGCGACCGGCGGCTGAGCGCGGCGTCCGCTTGAGGGGCGTGCGCGGCGGCTATCGGCGGCGTGGCATCCGCTGCGTCGGGGGTGAGCGGTTGGGGCTGCAGCGTTTGCTAAATTTGGGCACGACCCAGATTGGATGACGTTGTGGTTCTCCAACTTGGGCGGATGCATGGCTGGTTGGCTACGTCATGGGCTCAGCCCTCATGGCGTTGATCGTTCCAGCGGCCAGCGAGGactggatcccggggcggcggcctcggacgGCGGAGGATGCGGCTGTGGTCTCGCGACGGCCGACATGGCGGCTGGATCTTCGCGGCCAGGCGGGGCGTGCTGGCGCGGGGAGGCCGTGGTGAGCTTCTcggtccagatctggatcgggggctccTCCGGCCTGCTGCATGGGCGGCGCGTCCCGTCGGCGGCggctggatcccggggcggcggtCCTGGAAGGTGGTGGCTGGTGAAGCTCAGGCTTCCCccggcggcatggcgtggtgcagtccATATCCAAGGCGGATCTGCATCGGCGATATCATGGTTTGGCCATGGTTCAGATCAGAGACGGTGATGAGTGTGCGGGATTCATCCCGGCGGCTCTCGCGGTTTGGCGAGGtggggtgggagccctcctcccaGGCTCCAGTGGTGGCGCATTCAGGCAGTGGCTGGTGCGCCAGGGCTCCTATGGTGGCACTGCTGTTGtggttggtcgccggatctaggcggctagatctggggctttgaagacGGTCGAGACATTTCACATGTTGTCGGGTGGATTTCTTGgaacggatccgggtgaaaacttggtcttcggtcattggccggagccggtgatgacgatactcttatcatcgtttccttcatgaaggcatcatcgaggtgaagttCCCAACCCCACCC encodes the following:
- the LOC123108296 gene encoding trans-cinnamate:CoA ligase, peroxisomal; its protein translation is MDQLPKLAANYAPLSPVGFLPRANAVYGDRASLVYGRVRFTWSQTHERCRRLASTLLLTLGVRRNDVVSVLAPNVPALYEMHFAVPMAGAVLNTVNTRLDAAAVAAILRHAEAKLFFVDYDYVRLASDALQLIAAAGAPVPLVAVIDDLDRPTGVRLGELEYEALVAHGDPTVELPELQDEWDAVTLNYTSGTTSAPKGVVYSHRGAYLSTTSLLMSWEVGTEPVYLWTLPMFHCNGWTFTWGMAARGGVNVCIRENRPAEVYRAIARYGVTHMCCAPVVFNILLEGGDATARLAKPVNVLTGGAPPPAALLERVEKIGFNVTHAYGLTEATGPALACEWRAQWDNLPISERARLKARQGVSVLSLADADVVTDDAAMARVPRDGKTMGEIVLRGSSIMKGYLNNPEANEKAFRGGWFMTGDVGVVHPDGYIEIKDRSKDVIISGGENICSKEVEEALFRHPAVADAAVVAMPHAHWGETPCAFVVAKDKAAGVCEDDVMAFCRKRMARFMVPKKVVVWDVLPRNALGKVEKVKLREEARKLVPAVAVAPPAQKTKGKPTTKTVGGGRRDEHPVEQVMAMSRL